The following nucleotide sequence is from Gammaproteobacteria bacterium.
TGGCAGCCGCGAGAGGCATGGTGCAGACGGCCATGGTCGCCAGCGCCAGGGGCAGTCGATCGGGCGAACCGAAAACCCGCTCGGTCAGCAGCGCCACGCCCACCGGACCCAGCGACAGGCCGAGCAGGTTTACGCAGAACAGATACACGGCGATGATTCGGGCCCGGAACCGATTCGGAGTCACCTCGTTAAGCGCTACCGGCGAGATGCCGAAGGGCATGCTGATCAGGCACTGCGTTACGCCGATCAGCGTCAGCGCCAGCGTTGCGGTGGACGCGAATGGAAAGGCCACGGCGAAGGGAAGGGCAATCAGGGCGATCGCGAACGCAACCCGGATTTCGGCGTCCCGCGGCCGGCGCCGGCGCAGCCGCTGCGCCGCCACACTGCCCAGGTAAACACCCAGCGGCGCGGTTACCAGCGTGACCGCGCCCAGGCCCAGGCCCGTCTGGGCCTGGGTCCAGCCGAATTCGCGGATCAGGAAAGACGGCGTCCAGGCACCGAAGCTGTACGAATAGGTGACCTGGCAGGTAAAGCCCAGAAAATGGGTCAGGTACAAGGTCCGTTGCGGCCCGCACAGAAATCGGACGAAGGACCTTGCGCTGATCCCGGCTTCGGGCGTCTCTCCGAAACGGGCCGTTTCGCGCACCGAGGCCAGCGTGAGCAAGCCGAGAAGAACGCCCGGCAGGCCCACTACGATGAAGACGATCTGCCAGCCCCTCAGCGCGCCAAGCACGGGCAGATTGGCGCTGCCTCCGCCCGCCACCCAGTTGATGACCAGTCCCCCGGTGAGCGTGGCCAGCCCGATGCCGAGGTACAGGCCCGTGGCATAAGTGGCGGTGGCCCGCAAACGGGCTCTTGGCGGGAAGTAATCGGCGATCAGCGAGTAGGCGGCGGGCGAGAGGGCCGCCTGGCCCACGCCGACCAGCATGCGCGCGGCGAACAGTTGCGCGTAGTTGCTTGCGAGTCCGCAGGCCGCGGTGGCCACGCTCCACAGTACGACTCCGGCGGCAATGACGGCGGGGCGGTTCCACAAGTCCGCCATCCCGGCGGCGAACAGGCCCAGCGTCGTGTAGAAGGCTGCGAACGCCAAGCCGTACAACATGCCGATCTCGACATCGTTCAGGTCGAGGTCGTGCTTCAGGGGTTCGACCAGCAGGGTGATGATGTTGCGGTCGAGGAACGAGCACAGGTACAGGACCGCCAGCAGGATCACGACGTACCATGCGTAGCCGCGCCGGGGCCAACGGGGCGTATCGGTCAGTCCGGTCAAGCTACCGTTCCCGGGTCATGTGGATAACTTTGTGGACAACATCGCCCGTAGCCCTTGGCTCTATTGGCTCTTGCAGTTTTCCACAGCGGGGGAAGATTTCAGCAGATTCCGGAAATACATGTAATATCAATAACTTGGTAGAGGTTCGCAAATGTGTTGTGCGAAAGTAGCCGCAATTTGAACTGCGCAATACGATTTTCCGCCGAGTGTGAATAACTGCCTTGCGGCGGGCATATTATCCCGCCCCTGCGCCCTGTAGTCCCAGCAGCCTCGCCAGCTTGCGGGCCGCCCGCCCGCGATGGCTTCTCCGGCCCTTTTCCCCGGCGCTCATCAGCGCCGCGCACTGGCCCGTTCGCCCGTCCAGGAACACCGGATCGTAACCAAATCCCCCGCGTCCTTCCTCCCTTTCGGCAATGCGCCCTTCCCAGACGCCCTCGGCAATCAGGGGAGCGTGTTCGTTATCGGGCGCGGCCAGGACCAGCACGCAGCGGAAGCGGGCGGTGCGGTTCCCGACCGGCACGCCCTCAAGGTCCTCAAGCAGTTTCCGAATGTTGGCGCGGGCGTTTCCTTCGTCTCCGGCGTAGCGGGAGGAGTAGATTCCCGGCGCCCCGGCCAGCGCGTCCACTTCCAGGCCGGAGTCGTCGCTGAGCGCCGGCATGCCCGATTGCCGGGCGGCGGCGAAGGCCTTCAGCCGGGCGTTTTCCTCAAAGCTTGAACCGGTTTCTTCCGCCGCCACAAGAGCGAGTTCCCGCATGTCAATCAGGCGGATTTGCCCCTTGAGCAATTCGCGCAGCTCGCGCAGCTTGCCGGCGTTGCCCGAGGCCAGTACGGCGCTTCGGATAGTGGACATTTCAGTGCGAGCAAGTTTAACGGCGGCCGGGTGCGATATTCTTTGCGCCCGACCGCCAGTTCCTGCAGGAAACGAACGCATGCCGGACCCCGCGACGCCTCCCGAGCATCGCTACCCCCACCTTTTCACTCCCATCTCGCTGGGGCCGGTGCGACTGGATCACCGCGTGATCATTCCGGGTCACTCGATGGTGCACGGGGATTCATCCGGCCTGATTACCGAGCGCTATCACGCCTACCTGGTGCGGCGGGCCCTGGGAGGGGCCGCTCTGGTGGGTATCGAGTCCGCCCCGGTGCATCCCGACAGCCTGACCTGGACCGGCCAGCTGGAGTTGTGGCGGGACGAGATCATCGACCCGTTGGCCCGCACCGCCGAGGCGGTCCATGAAGCCGGATCCAGGCTGTCCATCATCCTCTGGCACGGCGGCCACAACGTACCTTTCGGGCGCGGCGCGGTCGCGCTGGCCCCGTCGGCGATTCCTTCCGTGCAGATCGGCCAGGTGCCCAAGGCCATTTCCGTTGCCGAGATCAGGGACATGGTGGGCTATTACGCCGACGCGGCCGAGCGTTGCGCCAGGGCCGGGATCGATGTTATCGAGGTCCAGACCGCGTCCGATTACCTGCTCGGTTCGTTTCTAAGTCCGCAGCTCAACCACAGGTCAGACGGCTACGGCGGGTCGGTGCCGAACCGCTGCCGCTTTGTCATCGAGGTTCTTGAAGCCATACGAGAACGGGTAACCGGAAAGGTGGCCGTAGGTTTGCGCACCTCGGTATTCCACGCCATTCCGGGAGACCCGGACGGCTACGGCATCGAAGATTCCCTGGCCGCCATGGTGACGATTGCGGAGACGGGCGTTACCGATTACGTAAGCGTCATGAGCGGTTCGAACGCCAATTTTGCGGAGACCATTTCACCCATGGGCTATCCGCGGGCCCAACTGGCGGAGCAGTCGGCGCGCTTCACGGAAGCGCTGTCGGTGCCGGTCACCGTGGCCGGACGCATTCGTAGCCCGGATGAAGCTGAGGCCGTCGTTGCCAACGGCCAGGCGGACATCGTGGCCATGGCCCGCGCCTTCATCGCCGATCCCGACTGGGTCTTGAAGGTGCGCCGGGGCGAGGAGGAGCGCATCCGTCCCTGCATGTCCTGCAACCAGGTTTGTCTGGGATTCGCGACGCTCGCCCTGCCGGCCGGGTGCAACATCAACGCGGCGGCGGGAAGGGAGTTCGAACTGCCCCGCAGTGCGCCTGCACCGATCCACAAGCACATTGCCGTAGTGGGAGGCGGACCGGCCGGACTCGAATGCGCCCGCGTTGCGGCGCGCCGCGGCCACGCCGTTACCCTGTACGAAGCTACGGGGGAACTCGGCGGCGCGCTGCGCCTCGCGGCGTTGTGCCCGCACCGCGAGGAGATGCTGCCGGCGCTTCAGTGGTGGGAGAGGGAACTTGCCCGGCTGGGAGTTACGGTTCGGCTGAACAACGAGATTCTTGATCCGGGGGAACTGGATGCGGACGAGATCGTCTGGGCTACCGGCGGCTCGCCCGGCTGGACCTGGCTCTGGCGCAATCGGCCCCGCATGACCGACGGCATTCCGGGCGCAGAGCGGCTGCCTCACGGTCGGGACATCCTGGCCGGCAAGGAGTCGGTATCGGGAAGTGTCCTGGTGATCGACGAGGAAGGAAATTGGCCGGCGGTCAACCTGGTGGAATACCTGGCCGCGATGGATGGCGTTTCCGGCGTGACCGTCGTCACGGCCAGCGCCCTGTTCGGCGACCCGGAGCTGTCCCTTACCGGAGAACTGCCCCTGGTTGCGCGCCGCCTCGACTCCGCGGGCATCGAGATAAGCGGCGGTACCTACGTGAAAGAGGTGAGAGGCGACTCCGTCATAACGACGGCCGACGAGGCGTTGGGACCCTTCGATGCCCTGGTGCTGTCGATGGGCACGGTCGCCAACCCATCGCCGGACGGCGTGAGCGCAATAGGAGACTGCGTCGCTCCCCGGTCCATCTGGGCCGCGGTTCAGGACGGCGCCCGCCTGGCCCTGGAACTCTAGAGTGCCTCTTCCTGTGCCGTCAGGACCTGCTTGATGCCGTCGGCCGCAAGGTCGAGCATGCGGTCCAGTTCCTCGCGCAGAAATGCGTGGGCCTCGGCCGTGCCCTGCACCTCGATGATGCCCCCGGCCTCGTTCATCACCACGTTGATATCGGCCTCGGCCTCCGAGTCCTCGGCGTAGTCGAGATCCAGCACTTCCAACCCGCGATAAAGTCCGACGGAGACTGCCGCCACCTGCCCGTGCAGCGGGTAGCGGGCGAACCTGCGCCGCCACGAGCGCCGGCTGCAGGCCAGGCTCAGCGCCAGCCAGCCACCCGATATCGCGGCCGTACGCGTCCCGCCGTCGGCCTGTATTACATCGCAATCGACGACGATCGTATGTTCGCCGAGAGCTTCGAAATCCACGCAGGCGCGCAACGAGCGTCCGATCAGGCGCTGGATTTCCATCGTGCGGCCGGATTGCCGGCCGCTGCTTGCCTCCCGTCGGCTACGGGTGTGCGTGGCTCCCGGCAGCATTCCGTATTCCGCGGTTACCCAACCGCGGCCGCTGCCGCGCAGAAAGTGCGGCACCGTAGCGTCCACGCTGGCCGTGCAAAGCACGCGCGTTTCGCCGAACCGGGCGAGAACCGAGCCGCCGGGATGGCTCGTGTAGCCGGTCTCGAACGCGACAGCGCGCATACGGTCCGGTTCCCGGCCACTGGGACGGCGCACGGTGGAAGTGGATTTTGTGCGCATCTGTCCAAATATGTTAGCCCCGGCCGGGGTGTTTTGCATTCGGGCCTCGTTTCCGGCACCGGAGCGAAGCTAAAATTAGCCGGCATTGATTGGGCGGGGGCAGAAAAAGGCCGTTTCAATGATTCGCAGCATGACTGGCTATGCCAAAGAGGAGTACCGCAGCGAGAGTGGCTGGCTGCAGTGGGAATTGAAGTCGGTCAACCATCGCCATCTGGATGTCGAGGTTCGCATGCCCAGCGCGTTTCGCGAGATGGAGCCCGAGATACGCAATCTGCTGGCGACCCATGTCGGGCGCGGACACGTTGACGCTCGCCTGAGTTGGCGTCCGGCGGAAAAATTCGCCGACCGGATCAAGGTCAATACGGGCCTGGCGGTGCGGGTCATCGGATACGCGCGGGTCCTGGCGGAGCAGATGCGCCGTCCCGCGGCGGTCAGCCCGCTCGACGTCATGCGTTGGCCGGGGGTGATCGAAGAGCATTCCGCCGACCAGAGCCACATGTCCGGAGAGGTCCGCAAGTTGCTGCACAAGGCGGTCGACGCCCTGCGCGCCACGCAGGCCAGCGAAGGCAGGAAACTGAGGAAATCCATCGAGAGCCGCTGCTCCAAGATGGACAAGATCCTCAAGAAGTTCCGTTCCCGCACGCCCGAACTGAGAGAACGGGCCATGGTGCGCATGACGGAGCGTCTCGACGCGATCAGGGTGCGGGTCGATGCCGAGCGCCTGGAGAAGGAAGTGGCGCTGTTGCTTATGCGCTACGACATCAGCGAGGAGCTCGATCGGCTGGAAGCCCACCTGGTGGCGCTGCGGTCCGCGCTGAAGGACAGCGAACCGGCCGGAAAGCGGGTGAATTTCCTTCTCCAGGAAATCGGCCGTGAGACCAATACGCTGGCCGCCAAGTCGGGAGACGCGCGCGGAACGCACGAGGCCGTGGATATGCGGGTTCTCGTCGAGCAAATGCGCGAGCAGGCCCAGAATATCCTGTGACGCCCCGCCTGTTTGTCGTTTCCGCTCCCTCGGGCACCGGCAAGACCACGATCGTCAAGCGTTTGGTCGAGGAGAATCCGGGCGTCAGCCTGGCGGTTTCCCACACCACCCGCCCGCCCCGCGAACAGGAACAGGACCAGCGGGATTATTACTTTGTCAGCGATACCGCTTTCGACGATATCCGCGGCGATGACGGGTTTCTGGAACACGCAGACGTATTCGGCAACCGCTATGGCACCAGCCGGCGGGAAGTCAGGGAGAAACTTGCAAGCGGCCGCCAGGTAATTCTCGAAATCGACTGGCAGGGCGCCGAGCAGGTGCGCCGCGCGAAGCCCGATGCGCAGGGCATTTTCCTTCTGCCGCCTTCCCGCGACGAATTGGAGAAGCGCCTCAGGGGCCGCAACACCGACAAGCCGGAGGTGGTGGAGCGGAGGTTTTCCGAAGCGCGCCTCGACGTCAGGAAATGGACCGACTTTCACTATGTGCTCGTCAATGACGACATCGATGAGACCTGCCGCAGGATGTCGAAGATCCTCAAGGGCGACGGGGCGCAGTACGCGGTGTCCGACGAAAGGCACCGGGCCTGCGTCGAAGAACTTGTCGGGGCAGGCGACTGGTAGGACCTTGCGGCGGCAGGCATAGTGATGCAGAATTCCGGGTAAGGACTTCTCCACACAGCAAATGCAATGGCGCGAATTACCGTAGAAGACTGCCAGCAGCGGATCGAGAATATTTTCGACCTCGTCCGCGTGGCCGCTACGCGCGCGCGCAGGCTTGCCAACGGCGCCGAGCCCCTGGTTCCGCGCGAGAACGAAAAGCCCTCGGTGGTCGCGCTGCGCGAGATCGCGGCCGGGCTGGTTACGGAAGAGAGCCTCAACGAGCAGGAACGATCCGTCGAGGAAGCATTCGCGACTC
It contains:
- a CDS encoding MFS transporter, whose translation is MTGLTDTPRWPRRGYAWYVVILLAVLYLCSFLDRNIITLLVEPLKHDLDLNDVEIGMLYGLAFAAFYTTLGLFAAGMADLWNRPAVIAAGVVLWSVATAACGLASNYAQLFAARMLVGVGQAALSPAAYSLIADYFPPRARLRATATYATGLYLGIGLATLTGGLVINWVAGGGSANLPVLGALRGWQIVFIVVGLPGVLLGLLTLASVRETARFGETPEAGISARSFVRFLCGPQRTLYLTHFLGFTCQVTYSYSFGAWTPSFLIREFGWTQAQTGLGLGAVTLVTAPLGVYLGSVAAQRLRRRRPRDAEIRVAFAIALIALPFAVAFPFASTATLALTLIGVTQCLISMPFGISPVALNEVTPNRFRARIIAVYLFCVNLLGLSLGPVGVALLTERVFGSPDRLPLALATMAVCTMPLAAAIFRVCAPAYRRVARNRGQ
- the rdgB gene encoding RdgB/HAM1 family non-canonical purine NTP pyrophosphatase, with the protein product MSTIRSAVLASGNAGKLRELRELLKGQIRLIDMRELALVAAEETGSSFEENARLKAFAAARQSGMPALSDDSGLEVDALAGAPGIYSSRYAGDEGNARANIRKLLEDLEGVPVGNRTARFRCVLVLAAPDNEHAPLIAEGVWEGRIAEREEGRGGFGYDPVFLDGRTGQCAALMSAGEKGRRSHRGRAARKLARLLGLQGAGAG
- a CDS encoding NAD(P)-binding protein, yielding MSIRRICPLSNSRSSRSLPALPEASTALRIVDISVRASLTAAGCDILCARPPVPAGNERMPDPATPPEHRYPHLFTPISLGPVRLDHRVIIPGHSMVHGDSSGLITERYHAYLVRRALGGAALVGIESAPVHPDSLTWTGQLELWRDEIIDPLARTAEAVHEAGSRLSIILWHGGHNVPFGRGAVALAPSAIPSVQIGQVPKAISVAEIRDMVGYYADAAERCARAGIDVIEVQTASDYLLGSFLSPQLNHRSDGYGGSVPNRCRFVIEVLEAIRERVTGKVAVGLRTSVFHAIPGDPDGYGIEDSLAAMVTIAETGVTDYVSVMSGSNANFAETISPMGYPRAQLAEQSARFTEALSVPVTVAGRIRSPDEAEAVVANGQADIVAMARAFIADPDWVLKVRRGEEERIRPCMSCNQVCLGFATLALPAGCNINAAAGREFELPRSAPAPIHKHIAVVGGGPAGLECARVAARRGHAVTLYEATGELGGALRLAALCPHREEMLPALQWWERELARLGVTVRLNNEILDPGELDADEIVWATGGSPGWTWLWRNRPRMTDGIPGAERLPHGRDILAGKESVSGSVLVIDEEGNWPAVNLVEYLAAMDGVSGVTVVTASALFGDPELSLTGELPLVARRLDSAGIEISGGTYVKEVRGDSVITTADEALGPFDALVLSMGTVANPSPDGVSAIGDCVAPRSIWAAVQDGARLALEL
- a CDS encoding ribonuclease PH; the encoded protein is MRTKSTSTVRRPSGREPDRMRAVAFETGYTSHPGGSVLARFGETRVLCTASVDATVPHFLRGSGRGWVTAEYGMLPGATHTRSRREASSGRQSGRTMEIQRLIGRSLRACVDFEALGEHTIVVDCDVIQADGGTRTAAISGGWLALSLACSRRSWRRRFARYPLHGQVAAVSVGLYRGLEVLDLDYAEDSEAEADINVVMNEAGGIIEVQGTAEAHAFLREELDRMLDLAADGIKQVLTAQEEAL
- a CDS encoding YicC family protein, with the protein product MIRSMTGYAKEEYRSESGWLQWELKSVNHRHLDVEVRMPSAFREMEPEIRNLLATHVGRGHVDARLSWRPAEKFADRIKVNTGLAVRVIGYARVLAEQMRRPAAVSPLDVMRWPGVIEEHSADQSHMSGEVRKLLHKAVDALRATQASEGRKLRKSIESRCSKMDKILKKFRSRTPELRERAMVRMTERLDAIRVRVDAERLEKEVALLLMRYDISEELDRLEAHLVALRSALKDSEPAGKRVNFLLQEIGRETNTLAAKSGDARGTHEAVDMRVLVEQMREQAQNIL
- a CDS encoding guanylate kinase, producing the protein MTPRLFVVSAPSGTGKTTIVKRLVEENPGVSLAVSHTTRPPREQEQDQRDYYFVSDTAFDDIRGDDGFLEHADVFGNRYGTSRREVREKLASGRQVILEIDWQGAEQVRRAKPDAQGIFLLPPSRDELEKRLRGRNTDKPEVVERRFSEARLDVRKWTDFHYVLVNDDIDETCRRMSKILKGDGAQYAVSDERHRACVEELVGAGDW
- the rpoZ gene encoding DNA-directed RNA polymerase subunit omega, producing MARITVEDCQQRIENIFDLVRVAATRARRLANGAEPLVPRENEKPSVVALREIAAGLVTEESLNEQERSVEEAFATPGEVREY